In Ipomoea triloba cultivar NCNSP0323 chromosome 15, ASM357664v1, one genomic interval encodes:
- the LOC116005889 gene encoding uncharacterized protein LOC116005889 — MGGGLALLWRNSDSVTLLGYSNNYIDVRVTITGKPDWRLTCFYGFPERSRRQQAWDLLRDLKPCSSLPWAVIGDFNDIMSYNDKRGHTPHPNGLIRGFNTALSDCEFTDLGMRGHPFTWERGRGTDHWIEERLDRVVVSSDWRELYDMASVENLHAVSSDHSAIFLKLSGATLRRGCRTFKFESAWLLDVNCKSVVEASWWQSHALEFQHRIHTCGQDLCRDPGDVALFHVAEDQLRVLFSQEELYWRQRSKQLWLKDGDQNTKFFHRFASYRRKSNLLSRLRTYTGEWVEGGAMSEEVMRYYTDIFQTSPTECNFFNEIPTRITQDMNVRLLRPIKPDEIKNALFSMAPDKAPGPDGMTPSFYQSFWSTVGYDLIKFVSDCFIKCEMPTGLNVTNVVLIPKKKNPERVSDLRLIALCNVAYKVLAKVIANHMKEVLHLVISPTQSAFVPDRLISDNIIVAGEVGHYLRCKRTGTTGWAALKLDMAKAYDRMEWSFLEGMLSAMRDNDKEAKEVKRCLTLYCEASGQLVNFEKSSIMFSPNTTQVECNHVAGVFGVHQTQDFGRYLGLLSFLGRNKTIVFRYIEQKINDRVHMWTQKFLSRPGKEVLLKSIAQAIPIFTMSVFLLPLTVCESIEKLMSRFWWHTSGANSRGIHWLCWSRMAVPKDVGGLGFKRLREFNIALLAKQGWRLLIYPHSLVSRILKARYYPNTILLEANLGHNPSYIWRSILAGQNILREGVVRHVGDGKETSVWGLPWVADTGDPRLITPCVDELRNAQVCNLLNEDGDWDIDLLRDLFVEQDVSRIIRTPISPEYPDSWCWKGDIRGHYTVKHGYRMQTREQMTQPVGLDFTKWNQLWMMKTCRKGYIHLCKIGSACPSRVPVLVFHLQYLLLHENLLRMEC, encoded by the exons ATGGGAGGAGGTTTGGCACTTCTTTGGAGAAACTCGGATTCGGTTACTTTACTTGGATACTCCAACAATTATATTGACGTAAGGGTTACCATTACGGGCAAACCGGACTGGCGCCTAACTTGTTTTTACGGTTTCCCTGAGAGGTCGAGAAGGCAGCAAGCATGGGATTTACTACGAGATCTGAAACCCTGCTCAAGTCTCCCGTGGGCAGTTATTGGTGATTTTAACGATATCATGAGCTATAATGATAAGAGAGGACATACTCCTCACCCGAATGGACTTATTCGGGGTTTTAATACCGCCCTCAGCGATTGCGAGTTTACTGATTTGGGTATGAGAGGACACCCTTTTACATGGGAAAGAGGTCGTGGCACTGATCATTGGATTGAGGAGCGACTAGACAGGGTTGTTGTGTCGTCAGATTGGCGTGAGTTATATGATATGGCTTCGGTCGAGAATCTTCATGCTGTATCATCCGACCATAGTGCTATTTTCCTGAAGCTTAGTGGTGCTACGTTGCGTCGTGGTTGTAGGACTTTTAAATTTGAGTCCGCTTGGCTACTTGATGTAAACTGTAAAAGTGTTGTTGAAGCTTCATGGTGGCAATCTCATGCACTGGAATTCCAGCACAGGATTCACACTTGTGGGCAGGACTTGTG TCGTGATCCTGGAGATGTAGCTTTGTTTCATGTAGCGGAAGATCAATTACGTGTGTTATTTTCACAAGAGGAGCTGTACTGGCGCCAACGATCAAAACAGTTATGGCTTAAGGATGGAGATCAGAATACAAAGTTCTTCCATCGTTTTGCTAGTTATCGGCGAAAGTCGAACTTGTTATCTCGGTTGCGAACGTACACTGGGGAGTGGGTTGAAGGAGGTGCCATGAGTGAAGAAGTGATGAGGTACTATACTGATATCTTTCAGACATCCCCTACTGAGTGTAATTTCTTCAATGAAATCCCGACTCGTATCACTCAGGATATGAATGTTCGTTTACTCCGCCCCATCAAACCGGATGAGATTAAAAATGCTCTTTTTTCTATGGCTCCTGATAAAGCCCCGGGACCAGACGGTATGACCCCTTCATTCTATCAATCCTTTTGGTCTACTGTTGGTTATGATCTTATTAAGTTTGTGTCGGATTGTTTTATTAAGTGTGAGATGCCTACGGGGTTGAATGTCACAAATGTTGTATTGATTCCCAAAAAGAAGAATCCAGAACGAGTGTCAGATTTGAGGCTGATCGCTCTTTGTAATGTAGCTTACAAGGTATTAGCTAAAGTCATTGCAAATCACATGAAGGAGGTTCTTCATCTAGTTATTTCCCCAACACAAAGTGCCTTTGTGCCTGACCGATTGATCTCAGATAATATCATTGTGGCAGGGGAAGTTGGTCACTACCTTCGGTGTAAACGTACGGGGACTACAGGTTGGGCAGCCCTAAAATTGGACATGGCCAAGGCCTATGATCGTATGGAATGGAGCTTCCTGGAGGGTATGCTGTCAGCGATGAG GGATAATGATAAAGAGGCCAAGGAAGTGAAAAGGTGTTTAACATTATATTGTGAGGCCTCTGGTCAGTTGGTAAACTTCGAAAAATCTAGTATCATGTTCAGCCCTAACACTACGCAGGTGGAATGCAATCATGTGGCGGGGGTTTTTGGAGTCCATCAAACTCAGGACTTTGGAAGATACCTAGGATTGCTATCTTTCCTTGGGAGAAATAAAACTATCGTGTTCCGGTATATCGAACAGAAAATCAATGACCGAGTGCATATGTGGACTCAAAAGTTTCTTTCCAGGCCTGGCAAGGAGGTTCTTTTAAAGAGTATAGCCCAGGCTATACCTATTTTCACCATGTCAGTGTTCCTCTTACCCCTTACTGTATGTGAATCTATTGAAAAACTAATGAGTAGATTCTGGTGGCATACTTCTGGTGCTAACTCTAGGGGCATACATTGGTTGTGTTGGTCCAGGATGGCTGTTCCGAAAGATGTTGGTGGCTTGGGGTTCAAACGGCTGCGGGAATTCAATATTGCTTTATTAGCGAAACAAGGCTGGCGGCTACTTATTTACCCTCATTCGCTCGTGAGCAGAATTTTGAAAGCGAGGTACTATCCTAATACCATTTTATTGGAAGCTAACTTGGGGCATAATCCGAGTTACATTTGGCGCAGCATTCTAGCGGGGCAAAACATTTTGAGGGAAGGTGTTGTGCGACATGTAGGTGATGGAAAGGAGACGTCTGTTTGGGGCTTGCCGTGGGTAGCAGATACAGGGGATCCAAGGTTGATAACGCCATGCGTTGATGAGTTAAGAAATGCTCAAGTCTGCAATCTTTTAAATGAGGATGGCGATTGGGATATTGACCTTCTCCGAGATTTATTTGTGGAACAAGATGTCAGTCGTATTATTCGCACCCCAATTTCTCCCGAGTATCCTGATTCGTGGTGTTGGAAAGGGGATATAAGAGGACATTATACGGTTAAGCATGGCTATCGCATGCAAACTCGGGAGCAGATGACGCAACCTGTGGGCCTTGATTTCACGAAATGGAACCAGCTTTGGATGATGAAG ACTTGCAGGAAAGGGTATATTCATTTGTGCAAGATTGGCAGTGCATGTCCGTCACGGGTCCCAGTGCTGGTATTTCATCTTCAGTATCTGCTACTGCATGAGAACCTCCTCCGCATGGAATGTTGA